One Rhinopithecus roxellana isolate Shanxi Qingling chromosome 7, ASM756505v1, whole genome shotgun sequence DNA segment encodes these proteins:
- the LOC115898677 gene encoding melanoma-associated antigen 2, with protein sequence MPLEQRCQHCKPEEGLEARGEALGLVGAQAPATEEQETASSSSTLVEVTLGEVPAAESPGPTQSPQGVSSFSTTINYTLWSQSDEGSSNQEEEGPRMFPDLESEFRATLRRKMTELVHFLLLKYRAREPFTMAEMLESVMRNCQYLFPVVFSKASEYLQLVFGIEVMEVVPIGHLYILVTCLGLSYDGLLGDNQIMPKTGLLIIILAIIAIEGDSAPEEKIWEELSVLEVFDGREDSVFAHPRKLLTQDFVQENYLEYRQVPGSDPACYEFLWGPRALIETSYVKVLHHVLKISGEPHISYPPLHEWALRDGEE encoded by the coding sequence ATGCCTCTTGAGCAGAGGTGTCAACACTGCAAGCCTGAAGAAGGTCTTGAGGCCCGAGGAGAGGCCCTTGGCCTGGTGGGTGCGCAGGCTCCTGCTACTGAGGAGCAGGAgactgcctcctcctcttctacTCTAGTGGAAGTCACCCTGGGGGAGGTGCCTGCTGCTGAGTCACCAGGTCCTACCCAGAGTCCTCAGGGGGTCTCCAGCTTCTCTACTACCATCAACTACACCCTTTGGAGCCAATCCGATGAGGGCTCCAGCAACCAAGAAGAGGAGGGACCAAGAATGTTTCCTGACCTGGAGTCCGAGTTCCGAGCAACACTCAGGAGGAAGATGACTGAGTTGGTTCATTTTCTGCTCCTCAAGTATCGAGCCAGGGAGCCGTTCACAATGGCAGAAATGCTGGAGAGTGTCATGAGAAATTGCCAGTACCTCTTTCCTGTGGTCTTCAGCAAAGCCTCCGAGTACTTGCAGCTGGTCTTTGGCATCGAGGTGATGGAAGTGGTCCCCATTGGCCACTTGTACATCCTtgtcacctgcctgggcctctcctACGATGGCCTGCTGGGCGACAATCAGATCATGCCCAAGACAGGCCTGCTGATAATCATCCTGGCCATAATCGCAATAGAGGGCGACAGTGCTCCTGAGGAGAAAATCTGGGAGGAGCTGAGTGTGTTGGAGGTGTTCGATGGGAGGGAGGACAGTGTCTTCGCACATCCCAGGAAGCTGCTCACCCAAGATTTCGTGCAGGAAAACTACCTGGAGTACCGGCAGGTGCCCGGCAGTGATCCTGCATGCTACGAGTTCCTGTGGGGTCCAAGGGCCCTCATTGAAACCAGCTATGTGAAAGTCCTGCACCACGTGCTAAAGATCAGTGGAGAGCCTCACATTTCCTACCCACCCCTGCATGAATGGGCTTTGAGAGATGGGGAAGAGTGA
- the LOC115898773 gene encoding LOW QUALITY PROTEIN: chondrosarcoma-associated gene 2/3 protein-like (The sequence of the model RefSeq protein was modified relative to this genomic sequence to represent the inferred CDS: deleted 1 base in 1 codon), whose amino-acid sequence MWMGLIQLVGGVKRKGQGFLEKEFSHKTNMILSCEFLACWPAFTALGEAWGDQGDCSRLLRDAGVIEMPRKPRASSPLSNIHPPMPKRRGRGKHPLNPGPEALSKFPRQPGREKGPVKEVPGTKASP is encoded by the exons atgtggatgggcctcatccaattaGTTGGAGGTGTTAAGAGAAAAGGCCAAGGTTTCTTGGAAAAGGAATTCTCCCACAAGACTAACATGATATTGTCGTGTGAGTTTCTAGCCTGCTGGCCTGCCTTCACC GCCTTGGGTGAGGCTTGGGGAGACCAGGGGGACTGTAGTAGACTGTTGAGAGATGCTGGTGTGATAGAGATGCCCAGGAAACCACGAGCCTCTAGCCCATTGTCCAACATCCACCCACCAATGCCAAAGAGGCGAGGAAGGGGAAAGCATCCTCTCAACCCTGGCCCAGAAGCCCT TTCCAAGTTCCCAAGACAACCCGGAAGGGAAAAGGGACCCGTCAAGGAAGTTCCAGGAACAAAAGCCTCTCCCTGA